A DNA window from Pseudomonas sp. GD03919 contains the following coding sequences:
- the rlmF gene encoding 23S rRNA (adenine(1618)-N(6))-methyltransferase RlmF yields MPKPPKRPRKPAPAAVKTAPSKGQLHPRNRHQGRYDFPALIKASPELGQFVITNPYGKPSIDFANPAAVKVFNRALLAQYYGIRHWDIPDGYLCPPIPGRADYLHNLADLLATDNDGQIPRGARVHALDIGVGANCIYPLIGHCEYAWHFIGADIAPAALASARAIVTANSQLASGIELRLQANAEHIFLGLLGSEERIDLTLCNPPFHASADEASSGSMRKWRNLGKLDPKRQLPVLNFGGQAAELWCPGGEAAFLKRMASESAQVAEQVLWFSSLVSKGGNVELLQGWLARAGAVEVRILGMSQGQKQSRLVAWTFKDGQARCAWRDSRWR; encoded by the coding sequence ATGCCCAAGCCACCGAAACGCCCGCGCAAACCTGCCCCTGCCGCTGTAAAGACTGCTCCGAGCAAGGGCCAGTTGCACCCGCGCAACCGTCACCAGGGGCGTTACGATTTTCCCGCGCTGATCAAGGCCAGCCCCGAGTTGGGCCAGTTCGTGATCACCAACCCCTATGGCAAACCCAGCATCGACTTCGCCAACCCGGCGGCGGTCAAGGTGTTCAATCGCGCGCTGCTGGCGCAGTACTACGGCATCCGTCACTGGGACATACCCGACGGCTACCTGTGCCCGCCGATTCCCGGTCGCGCCGACTATTTGCACAACCTCGCCGATCTGCTGGCGACCGACAATGACGGGCAAATACCTCGCGGCGCCAGGGTACACGCGCTGGATATCGGCGTCGGGGCCAACTGCATCTACCCATTGATCGGCCATTGCGAGTACGCCTGGCACTTTATCGGCGCCGATATCGCCCCGGCCGCGCTGGCCTCGGCGCGGGCCATCGTCACCGCCAACTCGCAACTGGCCAGTGGTATCGAACTGCGCCTGCAGGCCAATGCCGAGCATATCTTCCTCGGCCTGCTGGGCAGCGAGGAGCGTATCGACCTGACCCTGTGCAACCCGCCCTTCCACGCCAGCGCCGACGAAGCCAGCAGCGGCAGCATGCGCAAATGGCGCAACCTCGGCAAGCTCGACCCCAAACGCCAGTTACCGGTACTCAACTTCGGCGGGCAGGCGGCCGAGCTGTGGTGCCCCGGTGGCGAGGCCGCCTTTCTCAAGCGCATGGCCAGCGAAAGCGCGCAGGTCGCCGAGCAGGTGCTGTGGTTCAGCAGCCTGGTATCGAAAGGCGGTAACGTTGAACTGCTGCAAGGCTGGCTGGCCAGGGCCGGTGCGGTCGAGGTACGCATCCTCGGCATGTCTCAGGGTCAGAAGCAGAGCCGCCTGGTGGCCTGGACGTTCAAGGACGGACAAGCCCGCTGCGCCTGGCGCGACAGCCGCTGGCGCTGA
- a CDS encoding winged helix-turn-helix domain-containing protein, producing MQTSKTRTSFYRRLYVAWLIDSGQAVSVPALMDVTGMPRRTAQDTLAALSELDIDCQFEQNEGERNNAGHYQIRDWGPIDKRWIAANLQQIKTTLGYP from the coding sequence ATGCAGACGAGCAAGACCCGCACCAGCTTCTACCGTCGCCTCTACGTGGCCTGGCTGATCGACAGCGGCCAGGCCGTCAGTGTGCCGGCACTGATGGACGTTACCGGCATGCCCAGGCGCACCGCGCAGGACACCCTGGCCGCCCTTTCCGAGCTGGATATCGACTGCCAATTCGAGCAGAACGAGGGCGAACGCAACAACGCCGGTCACTACCAGATTCGCGACTGGGGGCCGATCGACAAACGCTGGATTGCCGCCAACCTGCAGCAGATCAAAACCACGCTCGGTTATCCCTGA
- a CDS encoding SLC13 family permease — translation MNPDLFWVLGLLAGAVTLFVIGKPRMDVVALLVLVALPLTGVLDLQQTLAGFSDANVILIAALFVIGDGLVRTGIAYRLGDWLVAKAGSSETRLLILLMLAVAGLGSVMSSTGVVAIFIPVVLGVAARLRIAPARLMMPLAFAGLISGMLTLVATPPNLVVHAELRRAGLEGFDFFAFTPIGLTVLLLGIGYMLLARRWLVRSEAGGNDEPPHLTLADLAERYRLGERERRLQVRANSPLANQVLNELQLRREHGINVIAVERRQRLRTLLLMASGNTLLEPGDVLLVDIASPTIGLLGSYQALGLEPMPLPHSYFSLHAHELGLAEVALPPESQLPGKTIQELGFRSRHKLNVVGLRRQGQALEGVLVDEKLKASDTLLVAGAWRDIHRLQGLSRDFLVLSLPAEVAEVAPAARKAPYALLSLVVMVGLMVSGLVPNVQAALIACLLMGAFRCIDLDSAYRAIHWPTLILIVGMLPFAQALQQTGGVELAVQGLVGGLGDAGPHLILASLFALTAVIGLFISNTATAVLMAPVAIATAQALDVSPLPFAMTVALAASAAFMTPISSPVNTLVLGPGQYRFGDFVRVGVPFTLLVMIVSVVLVPIIFPL, via the coding sequence ATGAATCCGGATCTGTTCTGGGTGCTCGGCCTGCTGGCCGGCGCCGTCACTCTCTTCGTCATCGGCAAACCGCGCATGGACGTGGTCGCCCTGCTGGTGCTGGTCGCCCTGCCGCTGACCGGCGTACTCGACTTGCAACAGACCCTGGCCGGTTTCAGTGACGCCAACGTCATCCTGATTGCCGCATTGTTCGTCATCGGCGACGGCCTGGTGCGCACCGGCATCGCCTATCGCCTGGGTGACTGGCTGGTGGCCAAGGCCGGCAGCAGCGAGACGCGCCTGCTGATTCTGCTGATGCTGGCCGTGGCCGGGCTCGGCTCAGTGATGAGTTCCACCGGCGTGGTGGCGATCTTCATCCCGGTGGTACTCGGCGTCGCCGCCCGCCTGCGCATTGCTCCGGCACGCCTGATGATGCCGCTGGCCTTCGCCGGGCTGATCAGCGGCATGCTGACCTTGGTGGCCACCCCGCCCAACCTGGTGGTGCATGCCGAACTGCGCCGTGCCGGGCTGGAGGGTTTCGACTTTTTCGCCTTTACCCCCATCGGCCTCACCGTGCTGCTGCTCGGTATCGGCTACATGCTGCTGGCGCGCCGCTGGCTTGTGCGCAGCGAAGCAGGAGGCAACGACGAACCGCCACACCTGACTCTGGCCGATCTGGCCGAGCGCTATCGCCTGGGTGAGCGCGAGCGACGCCTGCAGGTGCGCGCCAACTCGCCCCTGGCCAATCAGGTGCTCAACGAACTGCAACTGCGCCGCGAACATGGCATCAACGTCATCGCCGTCGAACGTCGCCAGCGCCTGCGCACCCTGCTGCTGATGGCCAGCGGCAATACCCTGCTGGAGCCGGGCGACGTACTGCTGGTGGATATCGCCAGCCCCACCATCGGCCTGCTCGGCAGCTACCAGGCGCTGGGCCTGGAGCCCATGCCGCTGCCGCATTCGTATTTCAGCCTGCACGCCCATGAACTGGGCCTGGCCGAAGTGGCACTGCCGCCGGAGTCGCAGCTACCCGGCAAAACGATTCAGGAACTGGGTTTTCGCTCGCGGCACAAGCTCAACGTGGTCGGTCTGCGCCGTCAGGGCCAGGCGCTGGAAGGCGTGCTGGTGGACGAGAAACTCAAGGCCTCCGACACCCTGCTGGTAGCCGGCGCCTGGCGCGACATCCACCGCCTGCAGGGGCTGAGCCGCGACTTTCTGGTGCTCAGCCTACCAGCGGAAGTGGCCGAGGTGGCACCTGCCGCGCGCAAGGCACCCTATGCGCTGCTGAGCCTGGTAGTGATGGTGGGTTTGATGGTCAGCGGGCTGGTGCCCAATGTGCAGGCCGCACTGATCGCCTGCCTGCTGATGGGGGCATTCCGCTGCATCGATCTGGACAGCGCCTACCGCGCCATTCACTGGCCGACGCTGATTCTCATCGTCGGCATGCTGCCCTTCGCCCAGGCGCTGCAGCAGACCGGCGGCGTCGAGCTGGCCGTGCAGGGCCTGGTCGGCGGCCTGGGCGATGCCGGGCCGCATCTGATACTCGCCAGCCTGTTCGCGCTGACCGCGGTGATCGGCCTGTTCATCTCCAACACCGCCACGGCGGTGCTGATGGCCCCGGTGGCCATCGCTACCGCGCAGGCGCTGGATGTGTCGCCACTGCCGTTCGCCATGACCGTGGCCCTGGCGGCCTCGGCGGCGTTCATGACGCCGATCTCCTCGCCGGTCAACACCCTGGTACTTGGCCCCGGCCAGTACCGCTTCGGTGACTTCGTGCGGGTCGGCGTGCCCTTTACCCTGCTGGTGATGATCGTCAGCGTGGTGCTGGTGCCGATAATTTTCCCGCTGTAG